One genomic segment of Roseovarius carneus includes these proteins:
- a CDS encoding ABC transporter permease, translated as MSDASLTRESQMGRILRVVGILPIVLVLTCVFLALYEPRFVRTNNLINVLRNASFLTIISAGQMLVIIVGGFDISVGAIVALTSVSAALSMAGLSEMGVESVGMIVLLGCLMGLIPAIIVGIANGFFVSVMKISPFMVTIGTMTIALGIAGYVTGGTPIYDMPELFTREIGRGKVFGLPYIVYAAMIVVLVIWYIQNQTRMGRYFYAVGGNEKASRLSGLNTRKYIWLAYVFSALLAGIVGLFLTARVGSGEATLGSNLMLESISVAVIGGVALKGGVGRIGMVVMAALFLSVLSNGMSLARIDSKYHIIIIGLVIIIAVAAESFRESRKGRHV; from the coding sequence ATGAGCGATGCAAGCCTGACCCGCGAGAGCCAAATGGGCCGCATCCTCCGTGTGGTGGGCATTTTGCCCATCGTTCTGGTGCTGACATGCGTGTTTCTGGCGCTTTATGAGCCACGGTTTGTGCGGACCAACAATCTGATCAACGTGCTGCGCAATGCGTCGTTTCTCACGATCATCTCGGCCGGGCAGATGCTTGTCATCATCGTCGGCGGTTTTGACATCTCCGTCGGGGCCATTGTCGCGCTGACCTCGGTCAGTGCGGCCTTGTCCATGGCGGGGCTGTCGGAGATGGGGGTCGAGAGCGTCGGGATGATCGTCCTTTTGGGGTGTCTCATGGGGCTGATCCCGGCGATCATCGTAGGCATCGCCAATGGCTTTTTCGTGAGCGTGATGAAAATCTCGCCCTTCATGGTGACCATTGGCACGATGACGATTGCGCTGGGGATTGCGGGCTATGTCACGGGGGGTACGCCGATTTATGACATGCCCGAGCTTTTCACCCGCGAGATCGGGCGCGGCAAGGTTTTTGGCCTGCCATACATCGTTTATGCGGCCATGATTGTGGTGCTGGTGATCTGGTATATCCAGAACCAGACGCGGATGGGCCGCTATTTTTATGCGGTCGGTGGCAATGAGAAAGCGTCCCGCCTGTCGGGGCTCAACACACGCAAATATATCTGGCTGGCTTATGTGTTCAGCGCGCTTCTGGCCGGGATTGTCGGGCTTTTCCTCACTGCGCGGGTGGGGTCGGGCGAGGCGACGCTGGGCAGCAACCTGATGTTGGAGAGTATATCGGTCGCGGTGATTGGCGGTGTGGCCCTCAAGGGCGGCGTGGGGCGGATCGGGATGGTGGTGATGGCCGCCCTCTTCCTATCGGTGCTCAGCAACGGGATGAGCCTCGCGCGGATCGACAGCAAGTATCACATCATCATCATAGGTCTGGTGATCATTATCGCCGTGGCCGCTGAGAGCTTCCGCGAGAGCAGAAAGGGCCGTCATGTCTGA
- a CDS encoding cupin domain-containing protein, protein MCKGSGAGTAVPKVFIDNERTRVTEWRFAARGDNTGWHRHEYDYVVVPVQDGFLELTDPDGKMTRAELKTGVPYFKNLGVEHDVVNGNDFEFAFMEVEFKDSAAGGA, encoded by the coding sequence ATGTGTAAGGGAAGCGGAGCGGGCACAGCGGTGCCGAAGGTGTTTATCGACAACGAGCGCACACGCGTGACCGAATGGCGTTTTGCCGCGCGCGGGGACAACACGGGCTGGCACAGGCATGAGTATGATTATGTCGTGGTGCCGGTGCAGGATGGCTTTTTGGAACTGACTGACCCGGATGGGAAAATGACCCGCGCCGAGCTGAAGACAGGCGTGCCCTATTTTAAAAATTTGGGCGTTGAGCATGATGTGGTAAACGGGAATGACTTCGAGTTTGCCTTCATGGAGGTGGAGTTCAAGGATAGCGCTGCGGGCGGCGCTTAG
- a CDS encoding sugar ABC transporter ATP-binding protein, whose protein sequence is MTIATNTPGAQAAPGFVSLPLIKIEGLHKSYGAFKALDDMQFELRAGEVHVLFGENGAGKSTLIQIICGVQGFDEGTYDLFGAPAGTLSPAIAHKKGVSIVFQEFSLIPDMTVEENLFLGHEVMRGARLDKAAMRARVASVLDRLGFALDPAAQVSSLRRAHQQMVEIAKALLWDCKVLILDEPTASLTDQEAAQLFDIIEQLRADGLGIVYVSHRMPEIQRLADRITVLRDGKFIATVRNEDTSEKELVQLMTGRTFDEFFPHVARNVGEEVLRFEDVTLQSGLAEHVSFAVRRGEVLGFAGLAGCGKSEVLRAAFGLETAARGRITASGVALTHHNPRKALKARICYFPSDRATEGLAMHQSMVFNGTIAALDDPAFSRSKTLLKRKAETSFTQSMIDKLKIRTPGLGAKADQLSGGNKQKLMIARGLSRDFDVFLFDEPTVGVDIQAKLEIYDVIKTLTEDGKAVVIASSELAEVMHMSHRVLVMREGAIVGELDGEAVTEDALLSLFFDHEVTTSGQATSGETTGGEAAQ, encoded by the coding sequence ATGACAATCGCAACAAATACACCGGGCGCTCAAGCAGCGCCCGGCTTTGTCTCGCTCCCCCTGATCAAGATCGAGGGGTTGCATAAATCCTATGGCGCGTTCAAGGCGCTGGACGACATGCAGTTTGAGCTGCGCGCGGGCGAGGTGCATGTGCTTTTTGGCGAAAACGGCGCGGGCAAATCCACCCTTATTCAGATCATTTGCGGCGTTCAGGGCTTTGACGAAGGGACATACGATCTCTTTGGCGCCCCGGCTGGTACGCTCAGCCCCGCGATCGCGCATAAAAAGGGTGTGAGCATCGTTTTTCAGGAATTCAGCCTGATCCCCGATATGACGGTCGAGGAGAACCTCTTTCTCGGCCATGAGGTGATGCGTGGCGCGCGGCTTGATAAGGCGGCGATGCGCGCGCGCGTGGCGTCTGTGCTGGACCGGCTGGGCTTTGCACTTGATCCTGCCGCGCAGGTCAGCAGCCTGCGGCGCGCCCATCAGCAGATGGTTGAGATCGCCAAGGCGCTCTTGTGGGATTGCAAGGTCCTGATCCTGGATGAGCCGACAGCGTCGCTCACCGATCAGGAGGCCGCGCAGCTTTTCGATATCATAGAACAGTTGCGTGCGGACGGTCTTGGGATCGTCTATGTCTCGCACCGGATGCCAGAAATTCAGCGCCTTGCGGACCGGATCACGGTGCTGCGCGACGGCAAGTTTATCGCCACGGTGCGCAATGAGGACACAAGCGAGAAGGAGCTTGTGCAACTGATGACGGGGCGGACTTTTGACGAGTTTTTCCCGCATGTCGCGCGCAATGTGGGCGAAGAGGTTTTGCGGTTTGAGGATGTGACGCTGCAAAGCGGTCTGGCCGAGCATGTGAGCTTTGCCGTGCGCCGGGGCGAGGTTCTGGGCTTTGCGGGCCTTGCGGGCTGTGGCAAATCCGAGGTGCTGCGCGCGGCCTTTGGGCTGGAGACCGCCGCGCGGGGCCGGATCACGGCAAGCGGGGTGGCGTTGACGCATCATAACCCACGAAAGGCGCTCAAGGCGCGCATCTGTTATTTTCCGTCCGATCGCGCGACTGAAGGGTTGGCGATGCACCAAAGCATGGTCTTCAACGGTACCATCGCCGCGTTGGATGATCCGGCCTTTTCGCGCAGTAAGACATTGCTGAAGCGCAAAGCCGAGACAAGCTTTACCCAATCCATGATCGACAAGCTGAAAATCCGCACGCCGGGCCTTGGCGCGAAGGCGGATCAACTATCGGGTGGCAACAAGCAAAAACTGATGATTGCCAGGGGTTTGTCGCGCGATTTTGATGTATTTTTATTCGACGAGCCCACAGTGGGTGTCGATATCCAAGCCAAGCTGGAGATTTATGACGTGATCAAGACACTGACCGAGGACGGTAAGGCGGTGGTCATCGCCTCATCCGAGCTGGCCGAGGTCATGCATATGTCGCACCGGGTTCTGGTCATGCGCGAGGGTGCCATCGTGGGTGAGCTTGACGGTGAGGCGGTCACGGAAGATGCGCTCTTGTCGCTTTTCTTCGATCACGAGGTCACGACGAGTGGGCAGGCAACGAGCGGAGAAACAACGGGCGGGGAGGCGGCACAATGA
- the plsX gene encoding phosphate acyltransferase PlsX → MTAQQDTAPVRHGRTVISIDAMGGDLGPAVVVAGIAKSASLNPDIGFILHGPRAELEPLVARKRVLANICEIRDAPDIVSMDDKPSHVMRHGKNTSMWSALESVRAGEATVCVSCGNTGALMMMSVLRLRRLPGIYRPAIGVLWPSRNPQGFNVLLDGGADIRADAKDLMQYALMGVSYARNGFDVARPRVGLLNVGTEEHKGRSELKEAHELISSNARHADFDFIGFVEGRDLPGDICDVIVTDGFTGNVALKTGEGTANLIAELLREAFKYTPLSRLASLLAYTSLRRLKKRIDPRQVNGGVFLGLNGTVVKSHGAADATGVSAAVKLAFQLAQSGFSEKLAARVASASLPAEDAGSEADGENT, encoded by the coding sequence ATGACAGCGCAGCAGGACACGGCTCCGGTGCGGCATGGGCGGACGGTTATATCCATAGATGCGATGGGTGGCGATCTTGGCCCGGCTGTGGTTGTGGCCGGGATTGCAAAATCCGCGTCGCTTAATCCCGATATCGGTTTTATCCTGCACGGCCCCCGCGCCGAACTGGAGCCGTTGGTCGCTCGCAAGCGGGTTCTGGCAAATATCTGCGAGATTCGCGACGCCCCCGATATCGTGTCGATGGATGACAAACCCAGCCACGTTATGCGCCACGGCAAGAACACCTCCATGTGGTCGGCCCTCGAATCGGTCCGCGCGGGCGAGGCGACCGTCTGCGTGTCATGCGGCAATACCGGGGCGCTGATGATGATGAGCGTTCTGCGCCTGCGCCGCCTACCCGGCATTTATCGCCCTGCGATTGGCGTGCTCTGGCCCTCGCGCAATCCCCAAGGCTTCAACGTCCTGCTGGACGGGGGCGCGGATATTCGCGCCGATGCCAAAGATCTCATGCAATATGCGCTTATGGGCGTGAGCTATGCGCGCAATGGCTTTGACGTGGCGCGGCCTCGCGTGGGCCTGCTGAATGTCGGCACCGAGGAACATAAAGGCCGCTCGGAACTGAAAGAGGCGCATGAGCTTATCTCCTCCAATGCCCGCCATGCGGATTTCGACTTCATCGGCTTTGTCGAAGGCCGCGATCTGCCCGGCGATATTTGCGATGTGATCGTCACCGACGGGTTCACCGGCAATGTCGCGCTCAAAACCGGCGAGGGCACGGCAAACCTGATTGCAGAGCTTTTGCGCGAGGCGTTCAAATATACGCCCCTGTCGCGGCTCGCCTCGCTGCTCGCCTATACATCCCTGCGTCGCCTCAAAAAGCGGATCGATCCGCGTCAGGTCAATGGCGGCGTATTCTTGGGCCTCAACGGCACGGTCGTAAAATCGCACGGCGCGGCGGATGCCACGGGCGTTTCGGCGGCTGTGAAGCTTGCCTTTCAACTGGCCCAGAGCGGGTTTTCTGAAAAGCTGGCCGCGCGGGTTGCATCCGCCTCCCTGCCCGCCGAAGATGCGGGCTCCGAAGCAGACGGTGAAAACACATGA
- the rpmF gene encoding 50S ribosomal protein L32, which yields MAVQQNKVSKSRRNNRRAHDSLSSANPNECPNCGELKRPHHVCSACGHYADREVVAMTDDIDLDEDAA from the coding sequence ATGGCCGTCCAGCAGAACAAAGTCTCCAAGTCGCGTCGCAACAATCGCCGCGCGCACGATTCTCTTTCGAGTGCAAACCCGAACGAGTGCCCGAATTGCGGTGAGCTGAAACGCCCCCACCACGTATGCTCGGCTTGCGGCCATTACGCAGACCGCGAAGTCGTGGCGATGACAGACGACATCGACCTGGACGAAGACGCAGCCTGA
- a CDS encoding outer membrane protein assembly factor BamE: MFGHQLSFRAILAAGALCFMTACSATFNNHGYVPLDEDLQQLVVGVDSRATVDDLIGPPSASGVLSGGDYYYVRSRIRNYGIRRPEVIERQVLAISFDGSDTIANIERFDLSDGKIVALSRRATNSSVEGQGFLRQILGNIGNINPADFF; this comes from the coding sequence ATGTTCGGACACCAACTTTCCTTTCGTGCGATCCTCGCGGCAGGCGCTTTGTGCTTTATGACAGCGTGCAGCGCCACCTTCAACAATCATGGCTATGTCCCGCTGGACGAAGACTTGCAACAGCTTGTGGTTGGTGTGGATTCGCGCGCCACGGTGGATGATCTGATCGGGCCACCCTCGGCTTCGGGTGTGCTCAGCGGCGGGGATTATTATTATGTCCGCAGCCGCATCCGCAATTACGGCATCCGTCGCCCCGAAGTGATTGAGCGCCAAGTACTCGCCATCAGCTTTGATGGCTCCGACACGATCGCCAATATTGAGCGGTTCGACCTCAGCGATGGCAAGATTGTTGCGCTGTCGCGGCGGGCTACCAACTCTTCGGTCGAGGGGCAGGGGTTCTTGCGGCAGATCTTGGGTAATATCGGCAATATCAACCCGGCCGACTTTTTCTGA
- the torT gene encoding TMAO reductase system periplasmic protein TorT — MKKLITSLSISTLLASSVATTASAADIWPFDVINAEGGGAEVVSYVGLEAAEQPWHICVLFPHMKDSYWVGVNYGIVDQARKLGVKATILEAGGYTEAAKQVAQYNDCVALGVDAIVIGAISEAGLAKSMEEGREAGIVQVGVINPMSDVADARIFANYDDAAEAGANYLIELAGDTPMRMVHFPGPQGSGWAEASTEGVTRALEGSSIELLESKYGDTGKSIQLQLVEDALQAHDGVNIIFGTAVTAEVAGQALEEAGIENAMVAAYYSNEGMVDMVKSGAVTATVTESPVMEARIAMDMAVRILEGKEHMTHLFPSMTVVTQDNIADLDLSRSFAPADWEPVYSVE; from the coding sequence ATGAAAAAACTCATTACCAGCCTGTCGATCTCGACGCTGCTAGCGTCGTCCGTGGCAACAACGGCATCTGCCGCTGATATCTGGCCTTTTGACGTGATCAACGCCGAAGGCGGCGGGGCCGAGGTCGTGTCTTATGTCGGTCTGGAGGCGGCCGAGCAGCCTTGGCACATCTGCGTGCTCTTTCCGCACATGAAAGACAGCTACTGGGTCGGCGTGAACTACGGCATCGTGGATCAGGCGCGCAAGCTGGGTGTGAAAGCCACCATCCTTGAGGCAGGCGGCTACACCGAAGCTGCCAAGCAGGTAGCGCAGTATAATGACTGTGTGGCGCTGGGTGTTGATGCGATCGTGATTGGCGCGATTTCCGAGGCGGGTCTGGCCAAGAGCATGGAAGAGGGCCGCGAAGCGGGCATCGTGCAGGTTGGCGTGATCAACCCGATGAGCGATGTGGCCGATGCGCGCATCTTTGCCAATTACGACGATGCGGCTGAGGCGGGTGCGAACTACCTGATCGAGCTTGCGGGCGACACGCCCATGCGCATGGTGCACTTCCCCGGGCCCCAAGGTTCCGGCTGGGCTGAGGCGTCCACTGAGGGCGTGACGCGCGCTCTGGAAGGCAGTTCCATCGAACTGCTCGAATCCAAATACGGTGACACCGGCAAGAGCATTCAGCTTCAGCTCGTGGAAGATGCGCTTCAGGCCCATGACGGCGTGAACATCATCTTCGGCACGGCCGTGACAGCAGAAGTCGCGGGCCAGGCTCTGGAAGAGGCGGGCATCGAAAATGCGATGGTTGCGGCCTATTACTCGAACGAGGGTATGGTCGATATGGTCAAGTCTGGTGCCGTGACCGCCACGGTGACCGAATCGCCGGTTATGGAGGCGCGGATCGCCATGGACATGGCCGTGCGCATCCTTGAGGGCAAAGAGCATATGACACATCTCTTCCCCTCGATGACTGTTGTGACCCAGGACAATATCGCCGATCTTGATCTGAGCCGGTCCTTCGCTCCGGCGGATTGGGAGCCGGTCTACTCGGTCGAGTAA
- a CDS encoding YceD family protein: protein MADTTKTPEVLRAADLSPSRGLTLDLVADAPMRAQMAKDLDLPSVRKLSFRGTLTGIGKRDWELRGDLGATAEQSCVITLEPITTRIDVPLRRQFLENMPAPSTDEEMEMPEDESSEPLAEFIDIPRILMEALALALPDYPRKDGATLTQTAFTTPGSTPMSDEDAKPFAGLAALKQNLDKNDT from the coding sequence ATGGCTGATACGACCAAAACCCCCGAAGTTCTGCGCGCGGCGGACCTCTCGCCAAGTCGCGGCCTCACGCTCGACCTTGTGGCGGATGCGCCTATGCGCGCGCAGATGGCCAAGGATCTGGATCTGCCAAGCGTGCGCAAGCTGAGCTTTCGCGGCACGCTGACCGGCATAGGCAAACGCGACTGGGAGTTGCGCGGAGACCTGGGCGCCACCGCGGAGCAAAGCTGCGTGATCACGCTGGAGCCCATTACCACGCGTATCGACGTGCCCCTCAGACGGCAGTTTTTGGAAAATATGCCTGCCCCCTCTACTGATGAGGAAATGGAAATGCCCGAGGATGAAAGCAGCGAACCGCTCGCTGAGTTCATCGACATACCCCGCATCCTGATGGAGGCGCTCGCGCTGGCCCTGCCCGACTATCCACGCAAGGACGGGGCCACACTGACGCAGACCGCCTTCACCACCCCCGGCAGCACCCCGATGAGTGACGAGGACGCCAAGCCCTTCGCAGGCCTCGCGGCTCTGAAGCAAAACCTTGACAAGAACGACACGTAA
- a CDS encoding ABC transporter permease, which produces MSDQTQTPGFDLRSMGTHLLLPLAIVAVVLVFALLQPAMVSGGNVVNILKQSSLFFFVACAQLMVIITRGFDLSVGANVSLVSVASSMVMTALIPTMGAGAGIAAGVVCGLLIGVGIGAVNGALVAYARINPFIATLATMSIFTGFATTISGGFPIFNLPDAFNFGFNQMLILLLPIPVVIAGLVAWGIHFTLTRTVHGRVLYVLGDSNAVAHVGGRRVKEHLFFAYVSAGVLASIAGILMTAQTGSGEPNLGTSLVLGSIAAAVIGGASLRGGAGGISAPIYGALLITCLSVGMNLEQIHGALQPVVIGAILIFGAALDALRNRGR; this is translated from the coding sequence ATGTCTGATCAAACGCAAACACCGGGTTTCGATCTGCGCAGCATGGGGACGCATCTCTTGTTGCCGCTCGCGATTGTGGCGGTCGTGCTGGTCTTTGCCCTGCTACAACCGGCGATGGTGTCGGGCGGCAATGTGGTCAATATCCTCAAGCAATCGTCGCTGTTTTTCTTCGTGGCCTGCGCGCAATTGATGGTGATCATCACGCGGGGGTTTGATCTGTCGGTGGGGGCCAACGTCTCGCTGGTGTCGGTCGCGTCCTCCATGGTGATGACAGCGCTTATCCCCACGATGGGGGCGGGTGCGGGGATCGCGGCAGGGGTGGTGTGCGGGCTGCTGATCGGAGTGGGGATCGGGGCTGTGAACGGCGCTCTTGTGGCTTATGCGCGGATTAACCCGTTTATCGCGACACTGGCCACGATGAGTATTTTCACCGGATTTGCGACCACGATTTCGGGCGGTTTTCCTATTTTCAATCTGCCTGATGCGTTCAATTTCGGTTTCAATCAGATGTTGATCCTCTTGCTGCCGATCCCTGTGGTGATTGCGGGGCTGGTCGCATGGGGCATCCATTTCACGCTGACGCGGACGGTGCATGGGCGCGTGCTCTATGTGCTGGGCGACAGCAACGCCGTGGCCCATGTCGGCGGGCGGCGCGTGAAAGAGCATCTTTTCTTCGCATATGTCAGCGCAGGGGTCTTGGCCTCCATCGCCGGCATTCTGATGACCGCGCAGACCGGGTCTGGCGAGCCGAACCTCGGGACGTCGTTGGTGCTGGGCAGTATCGCGGCGGCAGTGATTGGCGGCGCGTCCTTGCGCGGCGGGGCGGGCGGCATTTCGGCGCCAATCTATGGCGCTTTGCTGATCACGTGCCTCTCGGTCGGCATGAACCTTGAGCAGATCCACGGGGCATTGCAACCTGTGGTGATCGGGGCAATCTTGATTTTTGGAGCAGCACTTGATGCGCTGCGCAATCGCGGGCGGTAG
- a CDS encoding ABC-F family ATP-binding cassette domain-containing protein codes for MAARPPLLQLSDIALTFGGDPIFSNLSLVVQPGDKLALVGRNGSGKSTLMKVMAGLVEADAGSLVIAPGASVGYMEQDPDMAGFATLGDYATATLDPAEHYKVEMAAEGLKFNPEGDVSTASGGERRRAALARLMAEAPELMLLDEPTNHLDIEAIGWLERTLKETKAGYVLISHDRAFLRELSRATLWIDRGMSRRQEKGFDAFEAWRDKVWDDEDMQRHKLDRKIKSEGRWAVEGISARRKRNQGRVRALQELRAERSSQIRRQGAASMALESGPKSGKLVAEAEVISKAYGDKVILQDFSIKIQRGDRIALVGPNGVGKTTLLRMLLGQEAPDSGSLRLGTNLAPAVFDQSRAQLDPDMSLWDSLTGDPDMRVSGKADQVLVRGMPRHVIGYLKDFLFDERQARAPVRSLSGGEKARLLLAKLMAKESNLLVLDEPTNDLDIETLDLLQELLDDYDGTLILVSHDRDFIDRVAATTIAMEGDGRAVVYAGGWSDYRAQRGSDPAEETQAKPRKSNAKAAPAAKPAVKLSFTETHRLEALPAEIARLEAEIGKLEGLMADPELYTREPVKFRKASEALTTRQAALAAAEEEWMVLAEKAEAS; via the coding sequence ATGGCAGCCCGTCCCCCCCTTTTACAGCTGAGCGACATCGCCCTGACCTTTGGCGGTGATCCAATATTTTCCAACCTCTCCTTGGTGGTGCAGCCGGGTGACAAGCTCGCCCTTGTGGGGCGCAACGGGTCGGGTAAATCCACGTTGATGAAGGTTATGGCGGGGCTGGTCGAGGCGGATGCAGGATCGCTGGTCATCGCACCGGGTGCGAGCGTTGGATATATGGAACAAGACCCTGATATGGCCGGGTTTGCCACGCTGGGGGATTATGCCACCGCCACGCTGGACCCTGCGGAGCATTACAAGGTCGAGATGGCCGCCGAGGGGCTGAAGTTCAACCCCGAGGGCGATGTGTCCACTGCCTCGGGCGGGGAACGGCGGCGCGCGGCGCTGGCGCGTTTGATGGCCGAGGCGCCGGAGCTGATGCTGCTGGATGAGCCAACCAACCACTTGGATATCGAGGCGATCGGCTGGCTTGAGCGGACGCTCAAGGAGACCAAGGCAGGCTATGTGCTGATCAGCCACGACCGCGCCTTCCTGCGAGAGCTGTCGCGCGCAACACTCTGGATCGACAGGGGAATGTCGCGGCGGCAGGAGAAGGGGTTTGACGCGTTCGAGGCGTGGCGCGACAAGGTCTGGGACGATGAGGACATGCAGCGCCACAAGCTGGATCGCAAGATCAAGTCCGAAGGCCGTTGGGCCGTGGAAGGCATCAGCGCACGGCGCAAGCGCAATCAGGGCCGGGTGCGCGCCTTGCAAGAGTTGCGCGCCGAACGTTCAAGCCAGATCCGCCGTCAGGGGGCGGCGTCCATGGCACTGGAGTCGGGGCCGAAATCAGGCAAGCTGGTGGCCGAGGCTGAAGTTATATCAAAGGCTTACGGCGACAAGGTGATCTTGCAAGACTTCTCCATTAAGATCCAACGCGGCGACCGGATCGCGCTTGTTGGTCCTAATGGCGTGGGCAAAACCACCTTGCTGCGGATGCTTTTGGGCCAAGAGGCACCGGACAGCGGCAGCCTGCGTTTGGGCACCAATCTCGCGCCTGCTGTGTTTGATCAAAGCCGCGCGCAGCTTGATCCGGACATGAGCCTTTGGGACAGCTTAACTGGTGATCCCGACATGCGCGTGTCGGGCAAGGCCGATCAGGTTCTGGTGCGCGGGATGCCGCGCCATGTGATTGGATACCTTAAAGATTTTTTGTTTGACGAGCGGCAGGCGCGTGCGCCTGTGCGGTCGCTGTCTGGTGGCGAAAAAGCGCGGCTTTTGCTGGCCAAGCTGATGGCCAAGGAGAGCAACCTTCTGGTGCTTGATGAGCCGACGAATGACCTCGATATCGAGACGCTGGACCTGCTTCAGGAGTTGCTCGATGATTATGACGGCACGCTGATCCTTGTCAGCCACGACCGTGATTTTATCGACCGGGTTGCGGCGACCACCATTGCGATGGAAGGCGATGGCCGCGCCGTTGTCTATGCGGGCGGGTGGAGTGACTACCGCGCGCAAAGGGGCAGTGATCCGGCGGAGGAGACGCAGGCAAAACCCCGCAAATCCAACGCGAAGGCGGCGCCTGCGGCAAAACCTGCGGTGAAGCTGAGCTTCACTGAGACCCACCGTCTGGAGGCCCTGCCTGCCGAGATCGCGCGGCTGGAGGCGGAGATTGGCAAGCTTGAAGGGCTGATGGCTGACCCAGAGCTTTACACCCGTGAGCCTGTGAAGTTCCGCAAGGCGAGCGAGGCTTTGACCACCCGGCAGGCGGCCTTGGCGGCGGCGGAGGAAGAGTGGATGGTGCTGGCCGAGAAGGCCGAAGCGTCCTAA
- a CDS encoding GNAT family N-acetyltransferase, whose amino-acid sequence MTSLTGPTVDPVASPYAGPRYVARLAHGPDDLARAQALRALSFGRAGADCDGFDADCLHFLVEDRRSGGLVCCYRIFPLTGPTIARSYSAQFYDLARLAAFPGPVVEIGRFCTHPEVQDPDILRAAWGALTAYVDANGVELLFGCSSFQGIEAARYADSFAILAARHRAPEAWMPGIKAPEIVALSTLRAGQRPDLRRASDLMPPLLRTYLLMGGWVSDHAVVDRAMNTLHVFTGLEIATIPEARKRLLRADAETRAPKPS is encoded by the coding sequence ATGACATCACTCACAGGCCCGACGGTCGATCCGGTTGCCAGTCCATACGCGGGGCCACGCTACGTGGCGCGGCTGGCCCACGGCCCGGATGATTTGGCACGTGCGCAGGCGCTTCGCGCGCTCAGCTTTGGGCGGGCCGGGGCCGATTGCGACGGGTTTGACGCCGATTGCTTGCATTTTCTGGTGGAGGACCGGCGCAGCGGCGGGCTTGTCTGCTGCTACCGGATATTCCCCCTGACAGGCCCGACCATTGCGCGCAGCTATTCGGCGCAATTCTATGATCTCGCGCGGCTCGCCGCCTTTCCCGGCCCGGTGGTCGAGATTGGCCGCTTTTGCACCCATCCAGAGGTCCAAGACCCCGATATCTTGCGCGCCGCATGGGGCGCACTTACGGCATACGTGGATGCCAATGGGGTGGAACTTCTCTTTGGGTGTTCCTCGTTTCAAGGGATTGAGGCGGCGCGTTATGCAGATTCCTTTGCCATTCTTGCGGCGCGGCACCGTGCGCCAGAGGCGTGGATGCCAGGGATCAAAGCGCCTGAAATTGTCGCCCTGTCTACTCTGCGCGCTGGTCAGCGTCCTGATCTGCGCCGCGCGTCCGACCTCATGCCGCCCTTGCTGCGCACCTATCTTTTGATGGGAGGCTGGGTTAGCGATCACGCGGTGGTGGACCGGGCGATGAACACGCTGCATGTCTTCACCGGGCTTGAGATTGCAACGATCCCCGAGGCCCGCAAGCGGCTTTTGCGGGCCGATGCCGAGACCCGTGCGCCCAAGCCTTCTTGA